The Bryobacteraceae bacterium genome includes a window with the following:
- a CDS encoding membrane protein — translation MEGEPHYGYRLFFMLLVVGANAFLAAAEIALVSVRRSRLQQLCDEGHVGAKAAAALLANPERLLSVIQVGVTLTSLALGWLGEATLHRLFLALFAPAMTPMTSAALSVASVGLAFALMTYMHVVFGEVAPKNLGMERAERVAVIVAPPLLVFYRLVEPFAWVLERSSAAVSRLIGVSGQHPGAHSAEELKFVLQSSRAAGQIGEFEEAAMRRLIELREYSAREVMVPRNQMAVIEADADIDEVLQRVSETRFSRLAVVEKGNENPVGFVHVKDVLDVWAQRRQSNLRRRPVEPFSLKRILRKAPIVPESRPLHLLLEDLREQHAHLAFLVDEFGTVSGLVSLEDVFEQVFGEIEDEFDLRRESAPEEAAAFEVEGTILLRDLETQYGIELPAEGEYETLAGFLMDRLGRIPREGDSVEASERRFTVLEMEFNRIVRVRVEKAHSEDGAGGGAQ, via the coding sequence ATGGAAGGCGAGCCACATTACGGGTACCGCTTGTTCTTCATGCTGCTGGTGGTGGGCGCCAATGCGTTTCTGGCGGCAGCCGAAATTGCCCTCGTTTCCGTCCGCCGCTCCCGCCTGCAGCAGCTCTGCGATGAAGGCCATGTCGGAGCCAAGGCTGCTGCCGCTCTGCTGGCCAATCCGGAACGGCTCCTTTCCGTCATTCAGGTGGGTGTGACGCTCACCAGTCTGGCCCTTGGCTGGTTGGGCGAGGCAACGCTTCACCGCCTCTTCCTTGCCCTGTTCGCTCCGGCCATGACGCCGATGACCTCCGCCGCCCTCAGCGTCGCCAGCGTCGGTCTGGCGTTCGCGCTGATGACATACATGCACGTTGTCTTCGGCGAAGTGGCGCCGAAAAACCTCGGCATGGAGCGCGCCGAGCGCGTCGCCGTCATCGTCGCCCCGCCTCTCCTTGTCTTCTATCGCCTCGTCGAGCCCTTCGCCTGGGTGCTGGAACGCTCGTCCGCCGCCGTCTCCCGGCTGATCGGCGTCAGCGGCCAGCACCCCGGCGCCCACTCGGCCGAAGAACTGAAATTCGTCCTGCAGTCGAGCCGCGCTGCCGGTCAGATCGGCGAGTTCGAGGAAGCAGCCATGCGCCGGCTGATCGAGTTGCGTGAATACAGCGCCCGAGAGGTGATGGTTCCCCGCAACCAGATGGCCGTCATCGAGGCCGATGCCGATATCGATGAAGTCCTCCAGCGCGTCAGCGAAACCAGATTCTCCCGCCTCGCGGTCGTCGAGAAAGGGAATGAGAACCCCGTCGGGTTCGTTCATGTCAAAGACGTGCTGGATGTGTGGGCGCAGCGGCGCCAGTCGAATCTGCGCCGGCGTCCCGTCGAACCGTTCTCGCTCAAACGCATCCTCCGCAAGGCGCCCATCGTCCCTGAGTCCCGGCCGCTGCACCTGCTGCTCGAAGATCTCCGCGAGCAACACGCGCACCTGGCCTTCCTTGTCGACGAGTTCGGCACTGTCTCCGGGCTCGTCTCCCTCGAAGATGTCTTCGAGCAGGTCTTCGGCGAAATTGAAGACGAATTCGACCTGAGGAGGGAGAGTGCGCCCGAGGAGGCGGCGGCCTTCGAGGTGGAAGGAACCATCCTCCTGCGCGACCTCGAGACTCAATACGGCATTGAATTGCCCGCGGAAGGCGAGTACGAAACGCTGGCGGGCTTTCTCATGGACAGGCTCGGCCGCATCCCTCGGGAGGGCGATTCCGTGGAGGCTTCTGAACGGCGGTTCACGGTCCTCGAAATGGAATTCAACCGCATCGTCAGGGTCAGGGTGGAAAAGGCCCATTCCGAAGATGGAGCGGGCGGCGGCGCTCAGTAG
- a CDS encoding helix-turn-helix domain-containing protein — translation MATLGERLRAEREKRGLTIEELAQRTRISARFFEAIERGDTASLPGGFFYRSFIRQYAQLLDLPEDVYRSEIERSLAEESQQPLSLPDRHIDVPPMPTAVRSRKEEALWWAARAGGLIGALALCTAAYIGWEKWKASQSAPAVAETAARKTAEPSAPATPPPGSIAPQTAQTSSPQPTPPVVSSGTVRVIVRASDLSWVGVWQGRKFLFGDLMRAGEVRGFGGDDVLRVKIGNAGGVTVEWNGQPLPPFGPRGQVRTVEFRSDRYEVIQPWTQPVTEEGAPPNGVSP, via the coding sequence ATGGCTACGCTGGGAGAGCGGTTGCGTGCAGAGCGGGAAAAGCGGGGGCTGACAATTGAAGAGCTCGCGCAGCGGACCCGGATCAGCGCGCGCTTCTTCGAGGCGATCGAGCGTGGCGACACTGCGTCCTTGCCAGGCGGTTTTTTTTACCGGAGTTTCATCCGTCAGTATGCCCAGCTGCTCGATCTGCCGGAGGACGTCTACCGCAGTGAAATCGAGCGCAGTCTGGCTGAAGAGTCGCAGCAGCCACTCTCCCTGCCGGACCGTCACATCGACGTGCCGCCGATGCCCACGGCCGTCAGAAGCAGGAAGGAAGAAGCCCTGTGGTGGGCTGCGCGGGCGGGCGGACTGATTGGCGCGCTCGCATTGTGTACGGCCGCCTATATCGGCTGGGAAAAGTGGAAAGCTTCGCAATCCGCGCCTGCCGTTGCGGAGACTGCCGCACGGAAGACTGCCGAGCCTTCTGCACCTGCCACTCCGCCTCCGGGATCCATCGCGCCCCAGACAGCTCAGACATCTTCCCCGCAGCCCACGCCTCCCGTCGTCTCCAGCGGAACCGTGCGCGTGATCGTCCGCGCCTCGGATCTCAGTTGGGTAGGCGTGTGGCAGGGCCGCAAGTTCCTGTTCGGCGACCTGATGCGGGCGGGCGAGGTCAGGGGGTTTGGCGGAGACGATGTCCTGCGCGTGAAGATCGGCAATGCAGGCGGCGTCACGGTGGAGTGGAACGGCCAGCCGCTGCCGCCTTTCGGGCCTCGCGGGCAGGTGCGGACGGTCGAGTTTCGCAGCGACCGCTACGAGGTCATCCAGCCCTGGACGCAGCCGGTCACTGAGGAAGGGGCGCCGCCGAACGGCGTGTCGCCGTGA
- a CDS encoding UPF0502 protein, producing MLSFDLDAVEARVLGSLSEKDLATPEYYPLSLHALTAACNQKTNRHPVVQYEEADVLAALGLLEQKGWVLSVHEQGSRVTKYRHRLVEQLALRRNEQAVLTLLLLRGPQTAGELRTRAERLYDFPDLDSVLNVLRRLAEREPQPLVLQLERLPGMKENRWAHLLSGEPVQSGAEERQHSGAGRLEELTARVAELEQQVNRQAERLARLEEELRRLAAGC from the coding sequence ATGCTGTCTTTCGACCTTGACGCCGTTGAAGCGCGCGTTCTGGGATCCCTGTCTGAGAAGGATCTCGCGACGCCGGAGTACTACCCGCTCTCTCTGCACGCCCTGACCGCCGCCTGCAACCAGAAGACGAACCGCCACCCGGTGGTTCAGTACGAGGAAGCGGACGTTTTGGCTGCGCTGGGCCTTCTGGAACAGAAAGGCTGGGTTTTGTCTGTCCATGAGCAAGGCAGCCGGGTCACGAAGTACCGCCACCGGCTGGTCGAACAGCTGGCCCTGCGGAGGAACGAACAGGCGGTGCTGACCCTTCTCCTGCTGCGCGGGCCGCAGACCGCCGGCGAGCTTCGCACGCGCGCCGAGCGGCTCTACGATTTTCCAGACCTCGACTCGGTGCTGAACGTGCTGCGGCGGCTGGCCGAGCGCGAGCCGCAGCCTCTGGTCCTGCAACTGGAACGCCTGCCGGGGATGAAGGAGAACCGCTGGGCGCATCTTCTCTCGGGGGAGCCTGTTCAGAGCGGTGCGGAGGAAAGGCAGCACTCCGGAGCTGGACGTCTGGAAGAGCTCACCGCCCGAGTCGCGGAGCTCGAGCAACAGGTGAACAGGCAGGCGGAACGGCTGGCGCGGCTGGAAGAGGAACTGCGGCGGCTGGCAGCCGGTTGCTGA